A stretch of Aerococcus urinaehominis DNA encodes these proteins:
- a CDS encoding zinc ribbon domain-containing protein, protein MSKDLVFGLGLKNGSQALASTEDMGKQFGDIKTFLKGEQIKQKLDNERLVVCDCCGEIFRRVKWNCRGCKSVVWGCITRIENPSKCQTRTVKEELLHQAD, encoded by the coding sequence ATGTCTAAGGACCTCGTTTTTGGCTTGGGTTTAAAAAATGGCAGTCAAGCGTTGGCTTCTACCGAAGATATGGGAAAGCAATTTGGAGATATCAAAACTTTTCTCAAAGGAGAGCAGATTAAGCAGAAGTTAGATAATGAAAGGCTAGTCGTCTGTGACTGCTGTGGAGAGATTTTTAGACGAGTCAAGTGGAACTGCCGAGGTTGTAAATCAGTGGTTTGGGGTTGTATCACTCGCATAGAAAACCCGTCTAAGTGCCAGACTCGAACGGTGAAAGAAGAATTGCTGCATCAGGCGGATTGA
- a CDS encoding ABC transporter permease, which yields MLKLELKKIKLVNLTLTALIIPLLANIFGLINYLGNREILTHQWQSLWTQVSLFYFMFFYVPLIGIIVASLWGVEHKAGLKLIRTSPQSNITFIIAKSVLAFIIIALTQMYFLLLFLGAGKLICHFNTINLSLYIEYIGLSIFFAIPLILIFSAISIKFKSLGVITIIAVLISIVGFLTSAQNLIPSADKLFMLSYLSLKMNHFSHLSMAEFSALTLIGLLESMLGINIAKRWLAYEG from the coding sequence ATGTTAAAATTAGAACTTAAAAAAATTAAATTAGTCAACCTGACGCTAACGGCGCTCATCATTCCTTTGTTAGCTAATATTTTTGGCCTAATAAATTATTTAGGCAATCGTGAGATTCTCACCCATCAATGGCAGAGCCTCTGGACACAAGTCTCGCTCTTTTATTTTATGTTCTTCTATGTGCCACTGATTGGCATTATCGTTGCCAGTCTTTGGGGTGTAGAACATAAGGCTGGTTTGAAGCTCATTCGAACAAGCCCTCAGTCAAATATCACTTTTATTATTGCTAAATCTGTCCTTGCTTTTATCATTATTGCACTCACACAAATGTATTTTTTACTTTTATTTCTTGGAGCAGGGAAATTGATTTGCCACTTCAATACGATTAATCTCAGTTTATATATTGAATACATCGGCCTAAGTATCTTTTTTGCAATTCCGCTGATTCTGATTTTTTCAGCGATAAGTATTAAATTCAAATCCTTGGGCGTGATTACGATAATAGCGGTATTAATTTCAATTGTGGGCTTCCTAACTTCTGCCCAGAATCTAATTCCTTCTGCCGACAAACTCTTTATGCTGAGTTACTTAAGCCTTAAAATGAATCATTTTAGCCACCTATCTATGGCAGAATTCAGTGCCTTAACGCTTATCGGGTTGCTAGAATCAATGTTAGGCATCAACATAGCCAAGCGCTGGCTAGCCTATGAGGGCTAG
- the rlmD gene encoding 23S rRNA (uracil(1939)-C(5))-methyltransferase RlmD, whose amino-acid sequence MARQDYPSEVLDVEIIGFDEKGMGQAVYYHPADKGPFGKKLKLSVRGALPGDLVRVTVPNAKGRKSAVVNYDEILKPSPSRIGQAEPGQPQAGGTPLAYMDYQAQLDYKTQYVKQCLSDQGHDESLVKDTLGMADPYHYRNKMELTFGLDGAIGMHEAGNFRHIIDMKDSLIAPEVMVAYKEAIADWAKDWQLPSYDKEGKSGLLRHLMLRKSFALDEEMVALFTTADVSEYQEAANDLTRRLANHFPNLASLTWIKNTDIADRTQAEEVIVLHGRDYIYDELAGYRYRLWFDTFFQPNPVQAEKMVDIALDLADVKTDMRVLDLFCGVGTFSLPFADAAKELAGIEIVETSIESAKRNAQENGLDNTYFLARDARKGMAEVEETWGQPDLLLLDPPRSGAGGKVMRRIGRLATDKVIYVSCNPKTMAQDINWLADFGYELVSVQPVDQFPHTLHVETVVLLTRSKATQ is encoded by the coding sequence ATGGCAAGACAAGATTATCCGAGTGAAGTATTAGATGTAGAAATTATTGGTTTTGATGAAAAAGGCATGGGCCAAGCAGTCTACTACCATCCTGCTGATAAGGGTCCCTTTGGCAAGAAACTCAAATTAAGTGTTCGTGGGGCTCTGCCAGGCGATTTGGTCAGGGTGACTGTGCCCAATGCTAAGGGACGCAAGTCGGCAGTGGTAAACTATGATGAGATTCTTAAACCATCCCCAAGTAGGATCGGGCAGGCAGAGCCTGGTCAGCCGCAAGCAGGGGGGACGCCCTTGGCTTATATGGACTATCAAGCTCAATTGGACTATAAGACTCAGTATGTTAAACAATGCTTAAGTGATCAGGGTCACGATGAGTCCTTAGTTAAGGATACGCTTGGTATGGCAGATCCTTACCACTATCGTAATAAGATGGAATTAACCTTTGGCTTAGATGGTGCCATCGGCATGCATGAAGCTGGTAATTTCCGCCACATCATTGACATGAAGGATTCGCTGATTGCGCCTGAAGTAATGGTCGCCTACAAAGAAGCAATTGCTGACTGGGCTAAAGATTGGCAATTGCCGAGTTATGATAAGGAAGGTAAATCAGGTTTATTGCGACATTTAATGCTAAGAAAATCATTTGCTTTAGATGAGGAAATGGTCGCCCTGTTTACAACAGCTGATGTGAGTGAGTATCAGGAAGCAGCTAATGACTTGACTAGACGGTTAGCCAACCATTTTCCTAATCTGGCAAGTTTGACCTGGATTAAAAATACGGATATCGCTGACCGAACCCAGGCTGAAGAGGTAATCGTTTTACATGGCCGCGATTATATTTATGATGAATTAGCTGGCTATCGCTACCGGCTTTGGTTTGATACCTTTTTCCAACCTAATCCAGTGCAGGCAGAAAAAATGGTCGATATCGCTCTGGATTTAGCTGACGTGAAAACTGATATGCGGGTGCTTGACCTCTTTTGTGGGGTAGGGACCTTCTCGCTACCATTTGCGGACGCCGCCAAAGAACTGGCCGGTATAGAAATCGTTGAAACTTCTATTGAATCAGCCAAGCGTAACGCCCAGGAGAATGGCTTAGACAATACCTATTTCCTCGCTCGTGACGCTCGTAAAGGTATGGCTGAGGTCGAAGAGACTTGGGGGCAGCCAGATTTATTATTGCTAGACCCACCCCGGTCAGGTGCTGGTGGTAAGGTAATGCGCCGAATTGGTCGCTTAGCTACTGATAAGGTGATTTATGTGTCTTGCAATCCTAAGACTATGGCGCAAGATATTAATTGGCTAGCAGATTTTGGCTATGAGTTGGTAAGTGTTCAGCCCGTTGACCAATTTCCGCATACCTTGCATGTCGAGACCGTAGTATTACTTACTAGGAGTAAAGCGACGCAGTAA
- a CDS encoding GntR family transcriptional regulator, translating to MMNINLSKFSKVPLYEQIIKEIKRNIISGELKEKERLPSIRQLAKDLEVSVITVKKAYENLEQEKFLMSIPSQGTYVADLDIDLIERKILAEIDASIEQVIIKAKSIGLSSEEIVQRFSEKVEE from the coding sequence ATGATGAATATTAATCTTTCGAAATTTTCTAAAGTCCCATTGTACGAACAGATAATAAAAGAAATTAAGCGTAACATTATATCTGGTGAATTAAAGGAAAAAGAACGTTTACCATCTATTAGACAGTTGGCTAAAGATTTAGAAGTCAGTGTTATTACTGTTAAAAAAGCATACGAAAATTTAGAACAAGAAAAATTTCTGATGTCCATCCCAAGTCAAGGAACGTATGTAGCCGATTTGGATATTGATTTGATTGAAAGAAAAATTCTAGCAGAAATAGATGCGAGTATCGAACAAGTTATTATAAAAGCAAAAAGTATAGGCCTAAGTTCTGAAGAAATAGTTCAACGGTTCAGTGAAAAAGTGGAGGAATAA
- a CDS encoding glutathione S-transferase C-terminal domain-containing protein translates to MSKVYEKDYDYEVAANKYHLIVARSCPFAQRTDIARSLLGLEDAISKSVVDPIKTEKIWEFKRYEGAKDPVLGVEYVSDVYHNTNPAYDGPYSVPVLADIETGQVVNQESLDIVKDFVTRFQALHTGDAPNLYNEDDREAIDAWVVRISSDIMSAPYKAHGAEDQATYDEQVDIFFTALADIDKALSQHDYLVGNQLTLADIVLYTPLLRFDTVFYPAFQVNQYRLEDFPNLWAYLKKLYHIPAFNQSTDWDEIKEGTYLGKNGRNHFGKEILPAGPQLDQWED, encoded by the coding sequence ATGTCAAAAGTATATGAAAAAGACTATGATTATGAAGTTGCAGCTAATAAGTACCACCTGATTGTGGCTCGTTCTTGTCCTTTTGCCCAAAGAACAGATATTGCCCGGTCACTACTAGGTTTGGAAGACGCTATTTCCAAATCAGTGGTTGATCCAATTAAAACAGAAAAGATTTGGGAATTTAAGCGCTATGAAGGCGCTAAAGACCCAGTTTTAGGGGTTGAATACGTCAGTGATGTATACCATAATACTAATCCAGCCTACGACGGTCCATACTCAGTGCCTGTCTTAGCTGATATTGAAACTGGCCAGGTAGTTAATCAAGAGTCCCTTGATATTGTAAAAGATTTTGTGACACGCTTCCAAGCTTTACACACTGGTGATGCACCTAACCTTTATAATGAGGATGACCGTGAGGCTATTGATGCTTGGGTGGTCCGAATTAGTTCTGATATCATGTCCGCGCCTTATAAGGCCCATGGTGCTGAAGACCAGGCTACTTATGATGAGCAAGTGGATATTTTCTTCACTGCCCTGGCGGATATTGACAAGGCATTAAGCCAACATGATTACTTAGTCGGTAACCAATTGACATTGGCAGACATCGTCTTGTATACACCATTATTACGATTTGATACGGTCTTCTATCCAGCCTTCCAAGTTAACCAATACCGTTTAGAAGATTTCCCCAATCTTTGGGCTTATCTGAAAAAGCTGTATCACATACCTGCTTTTAACCAATCTACTGATTGGGACGAAATTAAAGAAGGCACTTACCTGGGTAAAAATGGTCGCAACCACTTTGGTAAAGAAATTTTACCAGCAGGTCCACAGTTAGACCAGTGGGAAGACTAG
- a CDS encoding ABC-2 transporter permease, with protein MRALLVKDWIVSRKLLILSLIILILVFFVVSDDQIPLILGLLISLFNMRNIDGLEDKNEYHALIQSMPVSRLEVVISKTIFHFLQVGINLSLIILLNNILPNLKANSIKEIFLTVAMAIMLILGYQLLYIIFGPVFMSYVTIIIFLVLIMFGWTLANSPFIQGVLKWLTSIKSATLILSSALIVLVVSALLLFLTVKVYESKDL; from the coding sequence ATGCGAGCATTACTAGTTAAAGATTGGATAGTAAGTCGAAAACTATTAATTTTATCATTGATTATTCTTATCTTAGTCTTCTTTGTAGTGAGTGATGATCAAATACCTTTAATTTTAGGCTTATTGATATCCTTGTTTAATATGCGAAATATCGATGGTCTGGAGGACAAAAATGAATATCACGCCCTCATTCAAAGTATGCCAGTGAGCCGTCTTGAAGTAGTGATAAGTAAAACCATTTTCCATTTTTTGCAAGTCGGTATTAACTTATCACTTATAATATTGTTAAACAACATACTTCCAAATCTAAAAGCTAATAGCATCAAAGAAATTTTCTTAACTGTAGCCATGGCTATCATGTTAATTTTAGGTTATCAATTGTTGTACATTATTTTTGGTCCTGTATTCATGAGTTATGTTACTATCATAATTTTCCTAGTATTGATAATGTTTGGGTGGACATTAGCAAATAGTCCGTTCATTCAAGGTGTATTAAAGTGGCTAACATCAATAAAATCAGCCACCTTAATCCTATCATCTGCTTTAATCGTTCTAGTGGTATCTGCTTTATTATTGTTCTTGACTGTTAAGGTCTATGAGAGCAAGGATTTATAA
- a CDS encoding ABC transporter ATP-binding protein translates to MQYAIKMKDVTKTLGDFKIDLKNLRIPKGYITGFIGPNGAGKSTTIKLIMDLIKADTGQIDLLGYDHENEGKAARERIGFVYAENIYYENLNVCSIGNLVNGFYPKWDKDKFDSLCRDFKLPLQKKVKDLSTGMKVKLSLAVALSHNADLIILDEPTSGLDPVVRLEILDLLYDIIQDQEKTILFSTHILADLEKIADYIIFINDGRLLIQDSKDHLLENYNLIKGPLQLLDSEMRDLLIGYTERESGFDGLSEDVSSFQEIYGDKVLIEPASLDDIMIYHLKGDN, encoded by the coding sequence ATGCAATATGCGATAAAAATGAAAGATGTTACCAAAACACTTGGTGACTTTAAAATTGATTTAAAGAATTTACGGATACCAAAAGGCTATATTACGGGATTTATAGGGCCCAATGGAGCTGGGAAATCAACAACCATTAAATTGATAATGGATTTGATTAAGGCAGATACAGGACAAATAGATCTTTTAGGCTATGATCATGAAAATGAAGGAAAAGCCGCACGTGAGCGAATAGGTTTTGTTTATGCTGAAAATATTTATTATGAAAATTTGAATGTTTGTTCTATTGGCAACTTAGTAAACGGTTTTTATCCTAAATGGGATAAAGATAAATTCGACTCTCTCTGTCGTGATTTTAAGCTGCCTTTGCAGAAAAAAGTAAAAGATTTATCTACAGGTATGAAGGTTAAACTTTCATTAGCCGTTGCTTTAAGCCATAATGCGGATCTGATCATCTTGGATGAGCCAACATCTGGATTAGATCCAGTCGTAAGGTTGGAGATTCTAGACTTACTGTATGATATTATCCAAGATCAAGAAAAGACGATATTATTCTCCACCCATATCCTAGCCGATTTGGAAAAAATTGCGGATTATATTATCTTTATCAATGATGGAAGATTATTGATTCAGGATTCTAAAGATCATTTGCTTGAAAATTACAATCTCATCAAGGGTCCACTTCAATTGCTCGATTCAGAGATGCGAGACTTATTAATTGGTTATACAGAGAGAGAATCTGGCTTTGATGGTTTGAGCGAAGATGTAAGTAGTTTTCAAGAAATTTATGGTGACAAGGTTCTAATTGAACCAGCGTCATTGGATGATATTATGATTTATCACTTGAAGGGAGACAATTAA